A genome region from Carya illinoinensis cultivar Pawnee chromosome 2, C.illinoinensisPawnee_v1, whole genome shotgun sequence includes the following:
- the LOC122301674 gene encoding protein FAR1-RELATED SEQUENCE 5-like: MDLDNEGRLKNVLWVDSCSRATYQYFGDVVTFDTTYLTNRYGMLFAPFVGVNHHGKSILLGAGLISSQDTETFTWLFQIWLQCMDGIAPKSIITNQDRAMKNAIAIVFPETRHTFCLWHILKKVPEKLGSYATYKSGLKTQLMKCVYDTQTIEEFGKCWAEFISTYELQENGWLESLYAEREHWVLVFLKEHFWAGMSTTHRSESMNAFFDGYVHSKTNLKEFVEHFDSALKKKIENENQAEFQSFSGTIPCISRSPIEKKFQLLYTNTKFKEVQQQVIGVLDLDPSLLTSDGVMKSYLVEDEVRIHEYSKQVTYYVDFNVNDCSTKC, translated from the coding sequence ATGGATTTAGATAATGAGGGGAGGTTAAAGAATGTTTTATGGGTAGATTCATGTAGTCGGGCAACCTATCAGTATTTTGGTGACGTGGtcacattcgacaccacatacctgACTAATAGGTATGGGATGCTCTTTGCACCATtcgttggtgtaaaccaccatgggaAATCGATTCTTTTGGGGGCTGGGTTGATTTCTAGTCAGGACACGGAGACGTTTACATGGCTATTCCAAATTTGGTTGCAAtgtatggatggtatagctCCAAAGTCTATTATTACTAATCAAGATagagcaatgaaaaatgcaattgctaTTGTCTTTCCAGAAACTCGACACACATTTTGCCTATGGCATATACTCAAGAAAGTCCCTGAGAAGCTTGGGTCATATGCAACCTACAAGAGTGGACTGAAAACTCAACTCATGAAATGTGTGTACGACACACAAACCATTGAAGAGTTTGGAAAATGTTGGGCCGAGTTTATTAGTACATACGAGTTACAAGAGAATGGTTGGTTGGAAAGTTTATATGCGGAGCGTGAGCATTGGGTACTGGTTTTTCTAAAAGAGCATTTTTGGGCTGGTATGAGTACAACACATCGCAGTGAGAGtatgaatgctttttttgacgGTTATGTCCATTCCAAGACAAACTTGAAGGAGTTTGTTGAACATTTTGACAGTGCactgaagaaaaaaattgagaatgaaaatcagGCAGAATTCCAGTCATTTAGTGGCACCATTCCCTGCATTTCTAGATCCccaattgaaaagaaatttcaattgTTGTATACTAACACAAAATTTAAGGAAGTACAACAACAAGTAATTGGTGTGCTTGACTTGGACCCTTCTCTACTAACATCGGATGGTGTAATGAAGAGTTATTTGGTAGAAGATGAGGTCCGAATTCATGAGTATTCAAAACAAGTTACATATTATGTGGATTTTAATGTGAATGACTGTTCTACGAAGTGTTAA